A window from Gasterosteus aculeatus chromosome 14, fGasAcu3.hap1.1, whole genome shotgun sequence encodes these proteins:
- the mzt2b gene encoding mitotic-spindle organizing protein 2 isoform X4: MSQQPQPPLPSGPDSPALLVTSNVQKYAIKKKKVLSAEEAELFELTQAAGITVDQEVFKIIVDLLKMNVAPQAVFQTLKAMCAGQRLAEGFGESSTAAGIATAPAEVREDCSLSGKSPKPPAAAPPASGSRAPRVGTKCAAAKAPRPPARGAERPPASGRSGSPAPPGGRRPRARAAVAPPPR; encoded by the exons ATGTCTCAACAACCGCAACCCCCGTTGCCCTCCGGCCCGGACTCCCCCGCGCTCCTGGTCACCAGCAACGTGCAGAAGTACgccatcaagaagaagaaggtccTGAGCGCTGAAGAAGCAGAGCTGTTCGAGCTCACCCAGGCCGCGGGCATCACTGTGGACCAGGAGGTCTTCAA GATCATCGTGGACCTGTTAAAGATGAACGTGGCtccccaggcggtcttccagaCCCTGAAGGCCATGTGCGCGGGCCAGAGGCTCGCTGAAGGCTTCGGGGAGTCTTCAACCGCCGCCGGCATCGCCACGGCGCCcgccgaggtcagag AGGACTGTTCGCTCTCTGGGAAGAGCCCTAAGCCGCCTGCAGCCGCCCCCCCGGCGTCCGGCTCCAGAGCCCCCAGAGTCGGCACTAAG TGCGCAGCAGCAAAGGCGCCGCGGCCCCCGGCGAGAGGAGCCGAGAGGCCTCCGGCCAGCGGGCGCAGCGGCAGCCCAGCGCCACCAGGGGGCAGAAGACCAAGAGCTCGGGCAGCAGTAGCTCCTCCTCCCAGATAA
- the mzt2b gene encoding mitotic-spindle organizing protein 2 isoform X1, protein MSQQPQPPLPSGPDSPALLVTSNVQKYAIKKKKVLSAEEAELFELTQAAGITVDQEVFKIIVDLLKMNVAPQAVFQTLKAMCAGQRLAEGFGESSTAAGIATAPAEVREEDCSLSGKSPKPPAAAPPASGSRAPRVGTKVVVYGPQDASSPHSQVRSSKGAAAPGERSREASGQRAQRQPSATRGQKTKSSGSSSSSSQINST, encoded by the exons ATGTCTCAACAACCGCAACCCCCGTTGCCCTCCGGCCCGGACTCCCCCGCGCTCCTGGTCACCAGCAACGTGCAGAAGTACgccatcaagaagaagaaggtccTGAGCGCTGAAGAAGCAGAGCTGTTCGAGCTCACCCAGGCCGCGGGCATCACTGTGGACCAGGAGGTCTTCAA GATCATCGTGGACCTGTTAAAGATGAACGTGGCtccccaggcggtcttccagaCCCTGAAGGCCATGTGCGCGGGCCAGAGGCTCGCTGAAGGCTTCGGGGAGTCTTCAACCGCCGCCGGCATCGCCACGGCGCCcgccgaggtcagag AAGAGGACTGTTCGCTCTCTGGGAAGAGCCCTAAGCCGCCTGCAGCCGCCCCCCCGGCGTCCGGCTCCAGAGCCCCCAGAGTCGGCACTAAGGTTGTGGTCTACGGCCCCCAAGACGCTAGTTCTCCTCACTCTCAAG TGCGCAGCAGCAAAGGCGCCGCGGCCCCCGGCGAGAGGAGCCGAGAGGCCTCCGGCCAGCGGGCGCAGCGGCAGCCCAGCGCCACCAGGGGGCAGAAGACCAAGAGCTCGGGCAGCAGTAGCTCCTCCTCCCAGATAAACTCAACGTGA
- the mzt2b gene encoding mitotic-spindle organizing protein 2 isoform X3 yields MSQQPQPPLPSGPDSPALLVTSNVQKYAIKKKKVLSAEEAELFELTQAAGITVDQEVFKIIVDLLKMNVAPQAVFQTLKAMCAGQRLAEGFGESSTAAGIATAPAEVREEDCSLSGKSPKPPAAAPPASGSRAPRVGTKCAAAKAPRPPARGAERPPASGRSGSPAPPGGRRPRARAAVAPPPR; encoded by the exons ATGTCTCAACAACCGCAACCCCCGTTGCCCTCCGGCCCGGACTCCCCCGCGCTCCTGGTCACCAGCAACGTGCAGAAGTACgccatcaagaagaagaaggtccTGAGCGCTGAAGAAGCAGAGCTGTTCGAGCTCACCCAGGCCGCGGGCATCACTGTGGACCAGGAGGTCTTCAA GATCATCGTGGACCTGTTAAAGATGAACGTGGCtccccaggcggtcttccagaCCCTGAAGGCCATGTGCGCGGGCCAGAGGCTCGCTGAAGGCTTCGGGGAGTCTTCAACCGCCGCCGGCATCGCCACGGCGCCcgccgaggtcagag AAGAGGACTGTTCGCTCTCTGGGAAGAGCCCTAAGCCGCCTGCAGCCGCCCCCCCGGCGTCCGGCTCCAGAGCCCCCAGAGTCGGCACTAAG TGCGCAGCAGCAAAGGCGCCGCGGCCCCCGGCGAGAGGAGCCGAGAGGCCTCCGGCCAGCGGGCGCAGCGGCAGCCCAGCGCCACCAGGGGGCAGAAGACCAAGAGCTCGGGCAGCAGTAGCTCCTCCTCCCAGATAA
- the mzt2b gene encoding mitotic-spindle organizing protein 2 isoform X5, with product MSQQPQPPLPSGPDSPALLVTSNVQKYAIKKKKVLSAEEAELFELTQAAGITVDQEVFKIIVDLLKMNVAPQAVFQTLKAMCAGQRLAEGFGESSTAAGIATAPAEVRVRSSKGAAAPGERSREASGQRAQRQPSATRGQKTKSSGSSSSSSQINST from the exons ATGTCTCAACAACCGCAACCCCCGTTGCCCTCCGGCCCGGACTCCCCCGCGCTCCTGGTCACCAGCAACGTGCAGAAGTACgccatcaagaagaagaaggtccTGAGCGCTGAAGAAGCAGAGCTGTTCGAGCTCACCCAGGCCGCGGGCATCACTGTGGACCAGGAGGTCTTCAA GATCATCGTGGACCTGTTAAAGATGAACGTGGCtccccaggcggtcttccagaCCCTGAAGGCCATGTGCGCGGGCCAGAGGCTCGCTGAAGGCTTCGGGGAGTCTTCAACCGCCGCCGGCATCGCCACGGCGCCcgccgaggtcagag TGCGCAGCAGCAAAGGCGCCGCGGCCCCCGGCGAGAGGAGCCGAGAGGCCTCCGGCCAGCGGGCGCAGCGGCAGCCCAGCGCCACCAGGGGGCAGAAGACCAAGAGCTCGGGCAGCAGTAGCTCCTCCTCCCAGATAAACTCAACGTGA
- the mzt2b gene encoding mitotic-spindle organizing protein 2 isoform X2, with the protein MSQQPQPPLPSGPDSPALLVTSNVQKYAIKKKKVLSAEEAELFELTQAAGITVDQEVFKIIVDLLKMNVAPQAVFQTLKAMCAGQRLAEGFGESSTAAGIATAPAEVREDCSLSGKSPKPPAAAPPASGSRAPRVGTKVVVYGPQDASSPHSQVRSSKGAAAPGERSREASGQRAQRQPSATRGQKTKSSGSSSSSSQINST; encoded by the exons ATGTCTCAACAACCGCAACCCCCGTTGCCCTCCGGCCCGGACTCCCCCGCGCTCCTGGTCACCAGCAACGTGCAGAAGTACgccatcaagaagaagaaggtccTGAGCGCTGAAGAAGCAGAGCTGTTCGAGCTCACCCAGGCCGCGGGCATCACTGTGGACCAGGAGGTCTTCAA GATCATCGTGGACCTGTTAAAGATGAACGTGGCtccccaggcggtcttccagaCCCTGAAGGCCATGTGCGCGGGCCAGAGGCTCGCTGAAGGCTTCGGGGAGTCTTCAACCGCCGCCGGCATCGCCACGGCGCCcgccgaggtcagag AGGACTGTTCGCTCTCTGGGAAGAGCCCTAAGCCGCCTGCAGCCGCCCCCCCGGCGTCCGGCTCCAGAGCCCCCAGAGTCGGCACTAAGGTTGTGGTCTACGGCCCCCAAGACGCTAGTTCTCCTCACTCTCAAG TGCGCAGCAGCAAAGGCGCCGCGGCCCCCGGCGAGAGGAGCCGAGAGGCCTCCGGCCAGCGGGCGCAGCGGCAGCCCAGCGCCACCAGGGGGCAGAAGACCAAGAGCTCGGGCAGCAGTAGCTCCTCCTCCCAGATAAACTCAACGTGA